A window of SAR324 cluster bacterium contains these coding sequences:
- a CDS encoding caspase family protein produces METNVRQALVIGNSKYIHTGPLRNPANDAKAISSTLKQLGFNVMMLTDADQRQMDQAIRKFGADLRGSNGVGLFYFAGHGMQIEGENYLLPTDINPSNEFDVTYDAVPVGKLLGQMEVAGNGMNVVILDACRNNPFARSFRSSSRGLAQVIAPTGSFISYATAPGDVAADGEGDNGLFTEKLLQHMITPDLRLEEVFKRVRADVQQDSNNKQVPWDSSSVTGDFFFVPAEGVTTTATTESASNQDFAAQAWEVVKDSEDPAILEEFIKMFPDTPQRNLAKLKLMTLKSSPSPSTLPSNFLSGEAAKKKLPETKECVGCDLKGLRILRMDLSGSDLRDAKLSESNLNQSNLSGANLQNTNLRSAYLRGANVSASNLSGAILISTDLRDVNLLGANLTATILLSADLQGASMLGAKFCNTTMPDGSIANRDCYPAQVDTNQSSIVLSGEAAKKKLLGN; encoded by the coding sequence GTGGAAACCAACGTCAGACAGGCACTGGTGATCGGCAACTCGAAATACATTCACACTGGCCCACTACGCAATCCTGCCAACGATGCAAAGGCTATTAGCAGTACCCTGAAGCAACTGGGCTTCAATGTCATGATGCTGACCGATGCAGATCAACGGCAGATGGATCAGGCTATTCGTAAGTTCGGTGCAGACCTACGTGGTAGCAACGGGGTAGGCTTGTTCTACTTTGCGGGTCATGGGATGCAGATTGAAGGAGAGAACTACCTGCTGCCCACTGATATTAATCCCAGCAATGAATTTGACGTGACCTACGATGCGGTACCAGTGGGCAAACTACTGGGCCAAATGGAAGTCGCAGGCAATGGGATGAATGTGGTGATTCTGGATGCCTGCAGGAACAATCCATTTGCCAGAAGTTTCCGTAGTAGCAGCCGAGGACTAGCTCAAGTGATTGCCCCCACAGGTTCGTTCATCTCCTATGCGACGGCACCAGGTGATGTTGCTGCAGATGGTGAGGGTGATAACGGCTTATTTACCGAAAAACTGCTACAGCACATGATCACCCCAGACCTGCGCTTGGAGGAAGTCTTCAAGCGGGTACGGGCAGATGTGCAGCAAGACAGCAACAACAAGCAGGTTCCCTGGGATTCGTCCTCAGTGACGGGTGATTTCTTCTTTGTCCCAGCAGAAGGTGTAACGACAACAGCTACTACAGAGAGTGCATCGAATCAGGACTTTGCAGCTCAAGCTTGGGAAGTTGTCAAAGACTCGGAAGATCCAGCAATTCTGGAAGAATTCATCAAGATGTTCCCCGATACACCTCAGCGCAACTTGGCGAAACTCAAACTAATGACGCTGAAGTCATCACCCTCACCCAGTACGTTACCCAGTAATTTTTTATCTGGCGAAGCTGCCAAGAAGAAACTGCCGGAGACCAAGGAGTGTGTTGGGTGTGATCTAAAAGGATTGCGGATCCTTAGAATGGATCTCAGTGGGTCAGATTTGAGAGATGCAAAATTGAGTGAAAGTAATTTGAATCAATCGAATCTAAGCGGAGCAAATTTACAGAACACAAATCTCAGAAGTGCCTATTTGAGAGGAGCAAATGTATCTGCATCTAACCTAAGTGGTGCGATTCTAATTAGTACTGATTTACGGGATGTTAATCTGTTAGGCGCTAACCTGACAGCTACAATTCTCCTATCTGCTGATCTTCAAGGGGCCTCAATGTTGGGTGCCAAGTTCTGCAACACAACAA